A part of Penaeus chinensis breed Huanghai No. 1 chromosome 6, ASM1920278v2, whole genome shotgun sequence genomic DNA contains:
- the LOC125026306 gene encoding histone PARylation factor 1-like isoform X4, translating to MNEDTLDIPVWEKEVPASPRNVRESIEQKFLLDMPDDFFDFWNLCSELNQEKTEEAFADVGLMLVGPYDVLSGKLDKLKHRQLSNYLCHWRYYFDPPEFMTVLASRENEYHIGYYRDDCFQFPVFVASMSSLQPGRICPMAQNIFGAVYSYLSSKLEKEELQKDSLTERRLREVERYARKQRHTLGLRTPALGKRQRLVVGRCFHGAGVAVDSEELMERRVLPVSEVELRRILQAVTEAETEGERAKRLGILEVLVKIVRREISRGNAAIGLEFGHNLFSFGGGEIFHKYILQVLGESYDRLFREPFLDILQAHLKNRRRGNNMSILNV from the exons ATGAATGAGG ACACCCTAGATATTCCTGTTTGGGAGAAGGAAGTTCCAGCCTCTCCAAGGAACGTCCGTGAGAGCATTGAGCAGAAGTTCCTGTTGGATATGCCAGACGATTTCTTCGATTTCTGGAACCTCTGCAGTGAACTCAACCAGGAAAAAACAGAAG AGGCCTTCGCGGACGTCGGCCTGATGCTGGTCGGCCCTTACGACGTCCTGTCGGGCAAGTTGGACAAACTGAAGCACAGGCAACTCTCCAACTATCTCTGCCACTGGCGCTACTACTTCGACCCGCCGGAATTCATG ACTGTCCTTGCGAGCCGAGAAAACGAATACCACATTGGGTATTACCGTGACGATTGCTTCCAGTTCCCGGTCTTCGTCGCCTCAATGTCGTCGCTCCAGCCGGGGAGGATATGCCCGATGGCGCAGAACATCTTTGGCGCGGTCTA CTCGTATCTCTCTTCGAAGCTTGAAAAGGAGGAGCTGCAGAAGGACTCTCTGACGGAGCGGCGCCTCCGAGAGGTCGAGAGGTACGCGAGGAAGCAGCGCCACACCCTGGGCCTGAGAACGCCCGCCCTGGGGAAGCGGCAGAGGCTGGTTGTGGGCAGGTGCTTCCACGGGGCGGGAGTGGCGGTCGATTCCGAGGAGCTTATGGAGCGCCGCGTCCTCCCTGTGTCAGAGG tcGAACTGAGGAGAATTCTGCAGGCGGTCACAGAGGCTGAAACCGAAGGCGAGAGAGCAAAACGTCTTGGCATTTTGGAAGTCCTTGTGAAAATAGTTCGTCGTGAAATTAGTAGAGGAAATGCag CGATAGGTCTGGAATTTGGCCACAACCTCTTTTCTTTCGGAGGAGGAGAGATATTCCACAAGTACATCCTTCAGGTCCTTGGGGAGAGTTACGACCGCCTCTTCAGAGAGCCATTTCTTGATATATTACAG GCTCACTTGAAGAACAGGCGCAGAGGAAACAACATGAGTATTCTGAATGTTTAG
- the LOC125026306 gene encoding histone PARylation factor 1-like isoform X2, whose amino-acid sequence MIEEYGRTRNPVARWIQEDTGDSVLRLSIHTQGEKGETGDRKKREKIEVEMNEDTLDIPVWEKEVPASPRNVRESIEQKFLLDMPDDFFDFWNLCSELNQEKTEEAFADVGLMLVGPYDVLSGKLDKLKHRQLSNYLCHWRYYFDPPEFMTVLASRENEYHIGYYRDDCFQFPVFVASMSSLQPGRICPMAQNIFGAVYSYLSSKLEKEELQKDSLTERRLREVERYARKQRHTLGLRTPALGKRQRLVVGRCFHGAGVAVDSEELMERRVLPVSEVELRRILQAVTEAETEGERAKRLGILEVLVKIVRREISRGNAAIGLEFGHNLFSFGGGEIFHKYILQVLGESYDRLFREPFLDILQAHLKNRRRGNNMSILNV is encoded by the exons ATGATCGAGGAATACGGACGCACACGGAATCCTGTCGCACGTTGGATCCAGGAAGATACAGGAGATTCGGTTCTTCGTCTCAG tatacacacacagggagagaaaggagaaactgGCGAcaggaaaaaacgagaaaagatcgAAGTTGAAATGAATGAGG ACACCCTAGATATTCCTGTTTGGGAGAAGGAAGTTCCAGCCTCTCCAAGGAACGTCCGTGAGAGCATTGAGCAGAAGTTCCTGTTGGATATGCCAGACGATTTCTTCGATTTCTGGAACCTCTGCAGTGAACTCAACCAGGAAAAAACAGAAG AGGCCTTCGCGGACGTCGGCCTGATGCTGGTCGGCCCTTACGACGTCCTGTCGGGCAAGTTGGACAAACTGAAGCACAGGCAACTCTCCAACTATCTCTGCCACTGGCGCTACTACTTCGACCCGCCGGAATTCATG ACTGTCCTTGCGAGCCGAGAAAACGAATACCACATTGGGTATTACCGTGACGATTGCTTCCAGTTCCCGGTCTTCGTCGCCTCAATGTCGTCGCTCCAGCCGGGGAGGATATGCCCGATGGCGCAGAACATCTTTGGCGCGGTCTA CTCGTATCTCTCTTCGAAGCTTGAAAAGGAGGAGCTGCAGAAGGACTCTCTGACGGAGCGGCGCCTCCGAGAGGTCGAGAGGTACGCGAGGAAGCAGCGCCACACCCTGGGCCTGAGAACGCCCGCCCTGGGGAAGCGGCAGAGGCTGGTTGTGGGCAGGTGCTTCCACGGGGCGGGAGTGGCGGTCGATTCCGAGGAGCTTATGGAGCGCCGCGTCCTCCCTGTGTCAGAGG tcGAACTGAGGAGAATTCTGCAGGCGGTCACAGAGGCTGAAACCGAAGGCGAGAGAGCAAAACGTCTTGGCATTTTGGAAGTCCTTGTGAAAATAGTTCGTCGTGAAATTAGTAGAGGAAATGCag CGATAGGTCTGGAATTTGGCCACAACCTCTTTTCTTTCGGAGGAGGAGAGATATTCCACAAGTACATCCTTCAGGTCCTTGGGGAGAGTTACGACCGCCTCTTCAGAGAGCCATTTCTTGATATATTACAG GCTCACTTGAAGAACAGGCGCAGAGGAAACAACATGAGTATTCTGAATGTTTAG
- the LOC125026230 gene encoding probable glutamate receptor, which yields MKLKSRRASGTRHGWRAACGVATVEEDGREQPDPVDRRRDASLAARGPTESKNSTRSSAKPDDFQMYYVFREDVELKIAGESSAFMNFQPDPFMKGRSIMGGPVGKLVSHLAKALNFTWYPVRPADGTFGSKMSNGSWSGVMGLVNRGVGFSIEGLVLLETKQGIYSFICYVREADMGFGPLLMSLERSEGVDFGDTLMFFNFKVMSGRGSPELNPWGFLYPLTPMVWLGLFVALVCVWLASVLLVNHALRSTWFDRVVRQFTTCLRVLLRQDIPKGFSHGREMTLVGSWMMVTMIVIMGYSSTLVSLLAARNIPQPIQSLSDLVHSDNVVILKPNSGSTTYILSSTSGIYKELGDLRLVNRMDFIKSKDRDTALDTLVRGGLHSFYDVDFSLSELISDDFSKLGRCDFYLSRESSLARPASVGVTPGSAILPALNHRIHDVLAAGLFDYWMAQAIRNSTICRKAPNTITVRAPLSLKVCWGMFTVWAVGLLLALLTFSLEIVAANAVKGRAPPSPENLE from the exons ATGAAATTGAAATCGAGGAGAGCGTCTGGGACGAGGCACGGGTGGCGCGCAGCCTGTGGTGTGGCGACGGTCGAGGAGGACGGTCGCG AACAGCCAGACCCAGTGGATCGGCGTCGCGATGCCTCTCTCGCTGCACGAGGCCCTACAGAATCCAAGAATTCTACGAGATCTTCAGCTAAACCCGATGACTTTCAA ATGTACTACGT ATTTCGCGAGGACGTGGAGCTGAAGATCGCCGGAGAGAGCTCAGCTTTCATGAACTTCCAGCCCGATCCTTTCATGAAGGGTCGAAGCATAATGGGCGGACCTGTGGGAAAGCTGGTCAGCCACTTAGCCAAGGCTCTGAATTTCAC GTGGTACCCGGTGCGGCCGGCTGATGGAACCTTTGGCTCGAAGATGTCAAACGGAAGCTGGTCCGGAGTCATGGGATTAGTCAACAGAGGGGTAGGATTCTCCATTGAGGGTTTAGTTCTACTTGAAACAAAGCAaggcatttattcattcatctgttaTGTTCGG GAGGCAGACATGGGCTTCGGACCTCTACTGATGTCACTTGAGAGAAGCGAAGGCGTAGACTTCGGTGACACGCTGATGTTTTTTAATTTCAAAGTTATGTCCGGCAGAGGAAGCCCCGAGTTGAACCCCTGGGGCTTTCtgtacccccttacccccatggTGTGGTTGGGCCTCTTCGTTGCCTTGGTGTGCGTGTGGCTGGCTTCGGTGCTGCTGGTTAACCATGCCTTGAGGTCCACATGGTTCGATCGGGTGGTTCGCCAGTTCACCACCTGTCTCCGCGTTCTCCTGCGCCAAG ATATACCCAAGGGGTTTTCCCACGGGCGTGAAATGACCTTGGTTGGCAGCTGGATGATGGTGACCATGATCGTCATTATGGGCTACTCAAGCACTCTGGTCTCGCTTCTGGCCGCCAGGAACATCCCGCAGCCGATTCAGTCTCTGTCGGATCTTGTTCACTCCGACAACGTTGTTATCCTGAAACCGAACAGCGGATCGACGACCTATATCCTT AGCTCGACGTCGGGCATCTACAAAGAACTGGGAGACCTGCGCCTCGTGAATAGGATGGACTTCATCAAGTCGAAGGACAGAGACACGGCGCTCGACACTCTGGTCCGCGGTGGCCTTCACTCCTTTTATGATGTGGATTTCAGCCTGTCTGAGCTCATATCGGATGACTTCTCCAAATTAG GGCGCTGCGATTTCTACCTGAGTCGCGAGTCCAGCCTGGCGAGGCCGGCGAGCGTGGGCGTGACCCCAGGGAGCGCCATCCTTCCGGCCCTCAACCACAG GATCCACGACGTGCTGGCGGCCGGCCTCTTCGACTACTGGATGGCGCAGGCCATCAGGAACTCGACCATCTGCCGGAAGGCGCCCAACACCATCACTGTGCGGGCGCCGCTCTCCCTCAAGGTCTGCTGG GGAATGTTCACCGTGTGGGCGGTCGGGCTGCTCTTGGCCCTGCTCACTTTCAGCCTAGAAATCGTCGCTGCCAACGCTGTCAAAGGCCGCGCTCCACCCTCACCGGAAAATCTGGAGTGA
- the LOC125026306 gene encoding histone PARylation factor 1-like isoform X3, giving the protein MIEEYGRTRNPVARWIQEDTGDSVLRLRWEGEKGETGDRKKREKIEVEMNEDTLDIPVWEKEVPASPRNVRESIEQKFLLDMPDDFFDFWNLCSELNQEKTEEAFADVGLMLVGPYDVLSGKLDKLKHRQLSNYLCHWRYYFDPPEFMTVLASRENEYHIGYYRDDCFQFPVFVASMSSLQPGRICPMAQNIFGAVYSYLSSKLEKEELQKDSLTERRLREVERYARKQRHTLGLRTPALGKRQRLVVGRCFHGAGVAVDSEELMERRVLPVSEVELRRILQAVTEAETEGERAKRLGILEVLVKIVRREISRGNAAIGLEFGHNLFSFGGGEIFHKYILQVLGESYDRLFREPFLDILQAHLKNRRRGNNMSILNV; this is encoded by the exons ATGATCGAGGAATACGGACGCACACGGAATCCTGTCGCACGTTGGATCCAGGAAGATACAGGAGATTCGGTTCTTCGTCTCAGGTGGGAG ggagagaaaggagaaactgGCGAcaggaaaaaacgagaaaagatcgAAGTTGAAATGAATGAGG ACACCCTAGATATTCCTGTTTGGGAGAAGGAAGTTCCAGCCTCTCCAAGGAACGTCCGTGAGAGCATTGAGCAGAAGTTCCTGTTGGATATGCCAGACGATTTCTTCGATTTCTGGAACCTCTGCAGTGAACTCAACCAGGAAAAAACAGAAG AGGCCTTCGCGGACGTCGGCCTGATGCTGGTCGGCCCTTACGACGTCCTGTCGGGCAAGTTGGACAAACTGAAGCACAGGCAACTCTCCAACTATCTCTGCCACTGGCGCTACTACTTCGACCCGCCGGAATTCATG ACTGTCCTTGCGAGCCGAGAAAACGAATACCACATTGGGTATTACCGTGACGATTGCTTCCAGTTCCCGGTCTTCGTCGCCTCAATGTCGTCGCTCCAGCCGGGGAGGATATGCCCGATGGCGCAGAACATCTTTGGCGCGGTCTA CTCGTATCTCTCTTCGAAGCTTGAAAAGGAGGAGCTGCAGAAGGACTCTCTGACGGAGCGGCGCCTCCGAGAGGTCGAGAGGTACGCGAGGAAGCAGCGCCACACCCTGGGCCTGAGAACGCCCGCCCTGGGGAAGCGGCAGAGGCTGGTTGTGGGCAGGTGCTTCCACGGGGCGGGAGTGGCGGTCGATTCCGAGGAGCTTATGGAGCGCCGCGTCCTCCCTGTGTCAGAGG tcGAACTGAGGAGAATTCTGCAGGCGGTCACAGAGGCTGAAACCGAAGGCGAGAGAGCAAAACGTCTTGGCATTTTGGAAGTCCTTGTGAAAATAGTTCGTCGTGAAATTAGTAGAGGAAATGCag CGATAGGTCTGGAATTTGGCCACAACCTCTTTTCTTTCGGAGGAGGAGAGATATTCCACAAGTACATCCTTCAGGTCCTTGGGGAGAGTTACGACCGCCTCTTCAGAGAGCCATTTCTTGATATATTACAG GCTCACTTGAAGAACAGGCGCAGAGGAAACAACATGAGTATTCTGAATGTTTAG
- the LOC125026306 gene encoding histone PARylation factor 1-like isoform X1 translates to MSTASRHDRGIRTHTESCRTLDPGRYRRFGSSSQGEKGETGDRKKREKIEVEMNEDTLDIPVWEKEVPASPRNVRESIEQKFLLDMPDDFFDFWNLCSELNQEKTEEAFADVGLMLVGPYDVLSGKLDKLKHRQLSNYLCHWRYYFDPPEFMTVLASRENEYHIGYYRDDCFQFPVFVASMSSLQPGRICPMAQNIFGAVYSYLSSKLEKEELQKDSLTERRLREVERYARKQRHTLGLRTPALGKRQRLVVGRCFHGAGVAVDSEELMERRVLPVSEVELRRILQAVTEAETEGERAKRLGILEVLVKIVRREISRGNAAIGLEFGHNLFSFGGGEIFHKYILQVLGESYDRLFREPFLDILQAHLKNRRRGNNMSILNV, encoded by the exons ATGAGTACGGCTTCTCGCCATGATCGAGGAATACGGACGCACACGGAATCCTGTCGCACGTTGGATCCAGGAAGATACAGGAGATTCGGTTCTTCGTCTCAG ggagagaaaggagaaactgGCGAcaggaaaaaacgagaaaagatcgAAGTTGAAATGAATGAGG ACACCCTAGATATTCCTGTTTGGGAGAAGGAAGTTCCAGCCTCTCCAAGGAACGTCCGTGAGAGCATTGAGCAGAAGTTCCTGTTGGATATGCCAGACGATTTCTTCGATTTCTGGAACCTCTGCAGTGAACTCAACCAGGAAAAAACAGAAG AGGCCTTCGCGGACGTCGGCCTGATGCTGGTCGGCCCTTACGACGTCCTGTCGGGCAAGTTGGACAAACTGAAGCACAGGCAACTCTCCAACTATCTCTGCCACTGGCGCTACTACTTCGACCCGCCGGAATTCATG ACTGTCCTTGCGAGCCGAGAAAACGAATACCACATTGGGTATTACCGTGACGATTGCTTCCAGTTCCCGGTCTTCGTCGCCTCAATGTCGTCGCTCCAGCCGGGGAGGATATGCCCGATGGCGCAGAACATCTTTGGCGCGGTCTA CTCGTATCTCTCTTCGAAGCTTGAAAAGGAGGAGCTGCAGAAGGACTCTCTGACGGAGCGGCGCCTCCGAGAGGTCGAGAGGTACGCGAGGAAGCAGCGCCACACCCTGGGCCTGAGAACGCCCGCCCTGGGGAAGCGGCAGAGGCTGGTTGTGGGCAGGTGCTTCCACGGGGCGGGAGTGGCGGTCGATTCCGAGGAGCTTATGGAGCGCCGCGTCCTCCCTGTGTCAGAGG tcGAACTGAGGAGAATTCTGCAGGCGGTCACAGAGGCTGAAACCGAAGGCGAGAGAGCAAAACGTCTTGGCATTTTGGAAGTCCTTGTGAAAATAGTTCGTCGTGAAATTAGTAGAGGAAATGCag CGATAGGTCTGGAATTTGGCCACAACCTCTTTTCTTTCGGAGGAGGAGAGATATTCCACAAGTACATCCTTCAGGTCCTTGGGGAGAGTTACGACCGCCTCTTCAGAGAGCCATTTCTTGATATATTACAG GCTCACTTGAAGAACAGGCGCAGAGGAAACAACATGAGTATTCTGAATGTTTAG